The following coding sequences lie in one Spinacia oleracea cultivar Varoflay chromosome 1, BTI_SOV_V1, whole genome shotgun sequence genomic window:
- the LOC110777201 gene encoding UBP1-associated protein 2B, producing MAKKRKLSAKSAETATSAQQKKLQKKTQNEEEQEQQPEAQKQPEQEPEKLKAVEAEEEQPPPMEEEVEEEVEEEVEEEEEAMFEEVEEEDEEEGDEEEGDEIEETEEEPKPIEEDHTTTQGSSDDEPIPLLLEPFTKEQLIMILCEAAINHPDVASRIRKVADEDTVHRKIFVHGLGWDTTADTLRSAFSQYGEIEDCKAVTDKISGKSKGYGFILFKSRSGARKALEMPQKRIGGRMTACQLAAVGPVPTSSMGTAAVVQPQQPMSEYTQRKIYVSNVSADIDPHKLSAYFAKFGEIEEGPLGLDKHTGKPKGFCLFVYRSVESAKKALEEPHKHFEGHVLHCQQAIDGPKPGKQHMGHQPRGQHFGGRVDNPNLAGAIGGPPATGAGLMGQSIGGVGYNQGPAAPGLNPALGQALTALLASQGAGLGLNNLLGTLGGGMAGAPGASHGYGAPNVGVNPSVLGGYGQGGLQGAYPNQHMGQGGAGGRSSQHGHMGGVAPYGGH from the coding sequence ATGGCAAAGAAGCGAAAGCTCAGCGCTAAATCCGCAGAAACCGCAACCTCTGCGCAACAGAAGAAGCTGCAGAAGAAGACGCAAAACGAAGAAGAACAAGAACAACAACCAGAAGCACAAAAACAACCGGAACAGGAGCCGGAAAAATTGAAGGCAGTCGAAGCAGAAGAAGAACAACCGCCGCCGATGGAAGAGGAGGTTGAAGAAGAGGTTGAAGAAGAAGttgaagaggaagaagaagcgATGTTCGAGGAAGTAGAGGAGGAGGATGAGGAGGAGGGTGACGAGGAGGAAGGAGATGAGATAGAAGAGACTGAAGAAGAACCGAAGCCGATTGAAGAAGATCATACTACTACGCAAGGATCATCTGATGACGAGCCGATTCCATTGCTTCTTGAACCTTTCACGAAGGAGCAGTTGATCATGATACTCTGTGAAGCAGCAATTAATCACCCTGATGTGGCGTCTCGTATACGCAAGGTTGCGGATGAGGATACGGTGCATCGGAAGATCTTTGTTCATGGGTTGGGGTGGGATACGACGGCTGATACTTTGAGGAGTGCGTTTTCGCAATACGGTGAGATCGAGGATTGTAAAGCGGTGACAGATAAGATCTCAGGAAAGTCGAAGGGGTACGGATTTATATTGTTTAAGTCGAGGAGTGGGGCTCGTAAAGCGCTTGAGATGCCGCAGAAGAGGATCGGTGGGCGTATGACGGCCTGTCAGCTTGCTGCGGTGGGGCCTGTGCCTACATCCTCTATGGGTACTGCTGCAGTGGTGCAGCCTCAGCAACCTATGTCGGAATACACACAGAGAAAGATTTATGTGAGCAATGTTTCTGCTGATATTGATCCGCATAAGCTGTCTGCATATTTTGCCAAGTTTGGGGAGATTGAGGAAGGGCCATTGGGGTTGGATAAACATACGGGGAAGCCAAAAGGGTTTTGTTTGTTTGTGTACAGGAGTGTTGAGAGTGCCAAGAAGGCCTTGGAAGAGCCGCACAAGCATTTCGAGGGGCATGTTTTGCATTGTCAGCAGGCAATTGACGGGCCTAAGCCTGGGAAGCAGCATATGGGTCATCAGCCCAGAGGACAGCATTTTGGGGGAAGGGTTGATAACCCAAATTTGGCAGGGGCGATTGGTGGACCTCCAGCTACTGGTGCAGGATTGATGGGGCAGTCCATTGGAGGCGTTGGGTATAATCAGGGACCGGCTGCTCCGGGGTTGAATCCAGCATTAGGACAGGCGTTAACAGCTTTGTTGGCTTCGCAAGGGGCAGGGTTAGGGCTGAATAATTTGCTTGGGACCCTTGGTGGTGGAATGGCAGGTGCTCCTGGTGCATCACATGGGTATGGAGCGCCCAATGTTGGGGTAAATCCAAGTGTTTTGGGTGGCTATGGACAGGGTGGGTTACAGGGCGCATATCCAAATCAGCACATGGGGCAAGGTGGCGCTGGAGGGAGGTCGTCACAGCATGGGCATATGGGTGGTGTTGCACCTTATGGTGGCCATTGA